Below is a genomic region from Fibrobacter sp. UWP2.
AGTTCGAGCTTGCTGCCTGCGGCAAGTTCTGTTACGGAGATTTTCAAGGAGCTCGTCTTGTTGGCGGCAAGGTCTGCAAAATGCACTTGGCCGGTTCCAAAGTCGCCCTCTATCCACACGCCGAATTTGACGTTTTGTGTGGCGCGCGCCTTTAGGGAGAGCGTCCCTCCGTTGACTTTTACGGGCATGGCGTTAAACACGAGAGCCCCTTTCCAGTCGGCAGTTTCGCTATTTTGGCCCGAAAGGCGGATGTAGGGGAATTTCATGTTCTCGAAGTCGCCCCAGTTGGCATTCCATTCGGGGAATTCGGGGAAGGTCGCCCCGGCTTGTTCCATGTGGCCGGGGGTATTGTTGCCGTTGTACAGGATTGTCTCTTCGCAAACCTGCGCATGATTGACCGTGGCAAGGACAACGCCTGCCAAGGCTATTGATTTGAACAACCTACTTTTCATAGGTGTCCTCCAAAATGTTGGGATATATCAAGGACGGCTGCTTTAGCCGTGCAAAAAGATTCTTTGGCGAATCTTGCCGGGAATTATAAAAAAAGAAATTGCGCCGTAAAGGGGGTGGGCGCAATTTTGATTATTTTGCAAACAACTGTAGACAGCCTTTAGTTACTACTAGAATCTAGTAGTAATTTGAGGTATGTGCAGTAGGTGTCGCCGACGACCTCTGCCTTGTATTCGTATTTGTCGGGGTAAAGGAGTTCCAGTCTTTTTTTGAAGGTGGTGAGTCCAAGGCCGCTCGATTTGGAATTCGATTTTCGCGGACGGTTTGAATTCTCGGCGGTAAACTGCAAGGTGTTGCCGCTTTGTACTATGGAGATGTGGGCAAAGTTGTTTCCCTCGGTGCTGCTGCTGTGCTTCATGGCGTTTTCCATGAGCGGCATGGCTACGAGCGGGGCGACTTGGATGTTCGGGTCTTCAAGCTTGGTCTCGAACTTGAAATCGAACGATTCGTCAAGCCTCAATTTTTCGAGTTCGGCATACTTTTCTAATATGTCGACATCGTCTTTGAGGGCGATGGTCTTGTCGGAGGTCTGGTAGAGCATCACGCGCAAAAGCTTGGAGAGTTTTGCCATGGAGTTCTCGGCCCGCTTGGGGTCAATTTGGATGAGCGCCGAGATGTTGTTCAGCGTGTTGAACAAAAAGTGCGGGCTGAGTTGGTTCTTTAAAAAGTCCAGCTCGTACTGGAGTTCCGAACGCTTTTGCTCGCGGGCAAAAAAGAGTTGCACGACCTGCCTGACAATGAGGTTGTAAAATACGGAGATGACACACACGAGAACGACAAGTAAAATGAACGAGATGATAGTCCAGACGCTTAGATGCCCCTTGACAAACGAGAAACAGTACGTACTGAAAAAGTACCCGACGCCTTCGCCTGGAGTACGGTCTAGTAAAAAGAATACAATTTCGCGCAGGAACAGGGCAAGAAAGATTAATAGAGAATTGTATACAAAGTAAGATAAGTAGTGCTTTTTGAAAATGCAGCGGGGCACAAGGAATTTTTGGTTTGCCGAGAAAATCACGACCGTCATGATGAGCGGAGTGTAGTAGGCGACAAAGTTACGGGGATTGATGGAACTTTGGGTGTAATAGTTCGGGTCCAGCAAAAGAACGATCGGGAACAGCAAAAAGAACGCCCATAATAAGAAGTTCGCCACAAATGGCGGAACGGGGTATTTGAGGCTGACATTTTCGTCTTCCAGTACTTTGCGGAGGCGTTTTTCGTTGCGTTCCAGGTCTAGGTCCTGGAGGTTTTGGAATATGCCTCGCTGGTTCTCGAAGAAGTGCGTAATGACATTTTTGGGTTGTTTTTCACTCATAATGGTAAAATTAGGTCAAAAATTCGC
It encodes:
- a CDS encoding sensor histidine kinase, whose amino-acid sequence is MSEKQPKNVITHFFENQRGIFQNLQDLDLERNEKRLRKVLEDENVSLKYPVPPFVANFLLWAFFLLFPIVLLLDPNYYTQSSINPRNFVAYYTPLIMTVVIFSANQKFLVPRCIFKKHYLSYFVYNSLLIFLALFLREIVFFLLDRTPGEGVGYFFSTYCFSFVKGHLSVWTIISFILLVVLVCVISVFYNLIVRQVVQLFFAREQKRSELQYELDFLKNQLSPHFLFNTLNNISALIQIDPKRAENSMAKLSKLLRVMLYQTSDKTIALKDDVDILEKYAELEKLRLDESFDFKFETKLEDPNIQVAPLVAMPLMENAMKHSSSTEGNNFAHISIVQSGNTLQFTAENSNRPRKSNSKSSGLGLTTFKKRLELLYPDKYEYKAEVVGDTYCTYLKLLLDSSSN